Proteins encoded within one genomic window of Candidatus Brevundimonas colombiensis:
- a CDS encoding PaaI family thioesterase, translated as MSDSFLTAILPQLAAGAAHTEALGFAFDGLHDGEPRIRVPWREDLVGDPDTGVFAGGLVTTLLDHIGGLAIWTALDAFQPVATVDLRVDYMRAARPHRDLLAQGVCYRMTHTIAFVRAWAFEDDPSDPVAAAQSAYIFNPSRQRLAGEAA; from the coding sequence ATGTCCGACAGCTTCCTCACCGCCATCCTGCCCCAGCTGGCCGCCGGCGCGGCCCATACGGAGGCGCTGGGTTTCGCCTTCGATGGCCTGCACGACGGCGAACCGCGCATTCGCGTGCCCTGGCGCGAGGATCTGGTCGGCGATCCCGACACTGGCGTGTTCGCCGGCGGACTGGTCACCACTCTGCTGGATCATATCGGAGGATTGGCGATCTGGACCGCGCTTGACGCCTTTCAACCGGTCGCCACCGTCGATCTGCGCGTGGATTATATGCGCGCCGCCCGGCCGCATCGCGACCTGCTGGCCCAGGGCGTCTGCTATCGCATGACCCACACCATCGCCTTCGTGCGCGCCTGGGCGTTCGAGGACGACCCGTCCGACCCGGTGGCGGCGGCCCAGTCGGCCTATATCTTCAATCCATCGCGCCAGCGACTGGCCGGAGAGGCGGCATGA
- a CDS encoding PaaI family thioesterase — translation MTDLLATLPYARFLGLKTLVSGDEITVIMPFADKLIGNPMLPALHGGSTAALLEMTAMAQLALAFPSPRLPRPINVTVAYLRTGRPIDVFARARISRAGRRLAHVQAEAWQEERAQPIANLTAHFLLDNQS, via the coding sequence ATGACCGACCTTCTCGCCACCCTGCCCTACGCCCGGTTCCTGGGCCTCAAGACGCTCGTCAGCGGCGACGAGATCACGGTGATCATGCCGTTTGCGGACAAACTGATCGGCAATCCGATGCTGCCGGCGCTGCATGGAGGTTCGACAGCCGCCCTTCTGGAAATGACCGCGATGGCGCAGCTGGCGCTGGCCTTCCCCAGCCCCCGCCTGCCCCGCCCGATCAACGTCACGGTGGCCTATCTGCGGACGGGCCGTCCCATCGACGTGTTCGCCCGGGCCAGGATCAGCCGGGCCGGCCGTCGCCTGGCCCATGTCCAGGCCGAGGCGTGGCAGGAAGAACGTGCACAGCCCATCGCCAACCTGACCGCGCACTTCCTGCTCGACAACCAGAGCTGA
- a CDS encoding helix-turn-helix transcriptional regulator: MPLSHAKLWKAVDSLARREGLTPSALARRAGLDATSFNPSKRFGAGDPPRPRWPSTESMTLILQATGVSLAEFAALADDAPERPTTVPLLGLAKAGDDGFFDDAGLPTGDGWDQTELPRAKDTLFSMTIDGDSMSPLYREGDRLLVDQEETRVRRGDRVVVRLMTGETIAKEVASLTSRTVTLSSINPNYPPRTVSRREIEWMARILWVSQ, translated from the coding sequence ATGCCGCTGTCGCACGCCAAACTCTGGAAAGCCGTCGACAGTCTGGCGCGACGAGAAGGTTTGACCCCATCGGCTCTGGCCCGACGCGCGGGATTGGACGCCACCAGCTTCAATCCGTCAAAACGCTTCGGCGCCGGCGATCCGCCGCGCCCACGCTGGCCGTCGACCGAAAGCATGACGCTGATCCTCCAGGCGACTGGAGTTTCACTGGCGGAATTCGCGGCCCTTGCCGACGACGCGCCGGAGCGGCCGACCACCGTCCCGTTGCTGGGCCTGGCCAAGGCGGGCGACGACGGCTTTTTCGACGATGCCGGCCTGCCCACGGGCGACGGTTGGGATCAGACCGAACTGCCGCGCGCCAAGGACACCCTGTTCAGCATGACCATCGATGGCGATTCGATGTCACCGCTCTACAGGGAAGGTGATCGGCTCCTTGTCGACCAGGAAGAGACGCGCGTGAGGCGCGGGGACCGTGTGGTCGTCCGCCTGATGACCGGAGAGACCATCGCCAAGGAGGTGGCCAGTCTGACCAGCCGCACCGTCACCCTGTCGTCCATCAATCCCAATTATCCGCCACGGACCGTGTCTCGACGCGAGATCGAATGGATGGCGCGGATTCTGTGGGTCAGTCAGTGA
- a CDS encoding SH3 domain-containing protein produces the protein MSNKIFKTGLATAAALAAMVTAAPMAAQAQANGVTNCDAPGGRQRAGALIGAVVGGVVGSNLARNERTAGTIVGAGAGAAAGSYIGCNQQRARAASVSQGGQYRASSNLRIRSGPGTNYRTAGTLSAGQPFTAVGSQGEWVQIAGGGWVNAHYVTAN, from the coding sequence ATGTCGAACAAGATTTTCAAGACGGGTCTGGCCACCGCTGCCGCTCTGGCCGCCATGGTCACGGCCGCCCCGATGGCCGCCCAGGCTCAGGCCAATGGCGTGACCAACTGCGACGCCCCCGGCGGCCGCCAACGCGCTGGAGCCCTGATCGGCGCCGTCGTCGGCGGCGTGGTCGGGTCGAACCTGGCCCGTAACGAACGCACCGCCGGCACCATCGTCGGCGCCGGCGCCGGCGCTGCGGCGGGTTCGTATATCGGCTGCAACCAGCAACGCGCTCGCGCCGCCTCGGTGTCGCAAGGCGGCCAGTATCGCGCATCGTCCAATCTGCGCATCCGCAGCGGCCCCGGCACCAACTATCGCACCGCCGGCACCCTCTCGGCCGGCCAACCGTTCACCGCTGTCGGCTCACAGGGCGAATGGGTTCAGATCGCCGGTGGTGGTTGGGTGAACGCCCACTACGTCACGGCCAACTGA
- a CDS encoding lysine--tRNA ligase has translation MLQNLETLAREAKSWPFEQARNLLAHVLKKRLAEGERAEARALIDAGKADEALARFEALRRPVVLETGYGPSGLPHMGTFGEVARTTMVRNAFRALTGDHWKTRLIAFSDDMDGLRKVPEGIPNPEMLREDLNLSLTRVRDPFGTHDSFGAHNNARLQAFLDSFGFDYEFMSSTETYRSGRFDATLLTLLERFDAVQAIMLPTLGEERRATYSPFLPISPRTHHVLQVPTLDRNVEKGTITFEDPAGEPGNRTEVPVTGGHVKLQWKPDWAMRWVALDVDYEMSGKDLIESVRESSKVCRALGGTPPEGFNYELFLDIEGKKISKSKGNGLTMDEWLRYGTPESLSWYMFQSPKSAKSLHFNVIPRAIDDYLAFIEAYKTQEPAKRIDNAVWSIHAGDPPTHTSPVSFALLLNLVGVANASDKAQLWAYFAKYLPDATPENEPLLDRLMDHALNYYEDFVKPSKSYRLPDDKEKAALKDLAARLKALPADTTDGELIQNEVYAVGKDHAFEPLRAWFGALYEVLLGAPQGPRFGSFAAIYGLAQTIALIEAGANGELVA, from the coding sequence ATGTTGCAGAACCTCGAAACCCTCGCCCGCGAGGCCAAGTCCTGGCCGTTTGAGCAAGCCCGCAATCTTCTGGCCCATGTGCTGAAGAAACGTCTGGCCGAAGGCGAGCGGGCCGAGGCCAGGGCCCTGATCGACGCGGGCAAGGCCGACGAGGCGCTGGCCAGGTTCGAGGCTCTGCGCCGCCCGGTGGTCCTGGAGACGGGTTACGGCCCGTCCGGCCTGCCGCACATGGGCACCTTCGGCGAGGTGGCGCGCACGACCATGGTGCGCAACGCCTTCCGCGCCCTGACCGGCGATCACTGGAAGACGCGGCTGATCGCGTTCAGCGACGACATGGACGGCCTGCGCAAGGTGCCGGAGGGCATTCCGAACCCGGAAATGCTGCGCGAGGACCTGAACCTGTCGCTGACCCGCGTGCGCGATCCGTTCGGCACCCATGACAGTTTCGGGGCGCACAACAATGCGCGCCTGCAGGCGTTTCTGGACTCGTTCGGCTTCGACTACGAGTTCATGTCCTCGACCGAGACCTACAGGTCCGGGCGGTTCGATGCGACGCTGCTGACCCTGCTGGAGCGGTTCGACGCGGTGCAGGCCATCATGCTGCCCACGCTGGGCGAGGAACGGCGGGCCACCTATTCGCCCTTCCTGCCGATCAGCCCCCGGACGCATCATGTTTTGCAGGTCCCGACGCTGGACCGCAATGTCGAGAAGGGGACCATCACCTTCGAAGACCCGGCGGGCGAGCCGGGCAATCGCACCGAGGTTCCGGTCACGGGCGGCCATGTGAAGCTGCAATGGAAGCCGGACTGGGCCATGCGCTGGGTCGCGCTGGACGTCGATTACGAAATGTCGGGCAAGGACCTGATCGAGAGCGTGCGCGAAAGCTCCAAGGTCTGCCGCGCCCTGGGCGGCACCCCGCCGGAAGGCTTCAACTACGAACTGTTCCTGGACATCGAAGGCAAGAAGATCTCGAAGTCCAAGGGCAATGGCCTGACGATGGACGAATGGCTGCGTTACGGCACGCCCGAGAGCCTGTCCTGGTACATGTTCCAGTCGCCGAAGTCGGCCAAGAGCCTGCACTTCAACGTCATTCCGCGCGCCATCGACGACTATCTGGCCTTCATCGAGGCCTATAAGACGCAGGAACCCGCCAAGCGGATCGACAACGCCGTCTGGTCGATCCATGCGGGTGATCCGCCGACCCACACCTCGCCGGTGTCGTTCGCCCTGCTGCTGAACCTGGTGGGCGTGGCCAATGCGTCGGACAAGGCGCAGCTGTGGGCCTATTTCGCCAAATATCTGCCGGATGCGACGCCCGAGAACGAGCCGCTGCTGGACCGGCTGATGGACCATGCGCTGAACTATTACGAGGACTTCGTGAAGCCCTCCAAGTCGTACCGCCTGCCGGACGATAAAGAGAAGGCGGCGCTCAAGGACCTGGCGGCGCGGCTGAAGGCCCTGCCAGCCGACACGACGGACGGCGAACTGATCCAGAACGAGGTCTATGCGGTGGGCAAGGACCACGCCTTCGAGCCGCTGAGGGCGTGGTTTGGGGCGCTGTACGAGGTGCTGCTGGGCGCCCCGCAGGGGCCGCGTTTCGGTTCCTTCGCCGCCATCTACGGCCTGGCGCAGACGATCGCTCTGATAGAGGCGGGCGCGAACGGGGAACTCGTCGCCTGA
- a CDS encoding RidA family protein yields the protein MITRIQPGARMSEAVIHGDTIYLSGQVGEPGDDVVAQTKTALAEIEALLAEAGSDKSRILMAQIWLADMADFEAMNSVWDAWVDTANPPARATGESRLATPDYRVEIIVTAAKG from the coding sequence ATGATCACCCGCATCCAGCCCGGCGCCCGCATGAGCGAGGCGGTGATCCACGGCGACACCATCTATCTGTCGGGGCAGGTGGGCGAACCGGGCGATGATGTGGTCGCCCAGACCAAGACGGCTCTGGCCGAGATCGAGGCTCTGCTGGCTGAGGCAGGCAGCGACAAGTCCAGAATTCTGATGGCCCAGATCTGGCTGGCCGACATGGCGGATTTCGAGGCGATGAACAGCGTCTGGGACGCCTGGGTCGACACCGCCAATCCGCCTGCCCGCGCTACGGGTGAAAGCCGTCTGGCGACGCCGGACTATCGGGTCGAGATCATCGTCACCGCCGCAAAGGGCTGA
- a CDS encoding Lrp/AsnC family transcriptional regulator, which translates to MSLLDPVDQRILQRLRADGRISNADLATAVGLSPSACLRRVRRLEERGVIRGYAAVLANDADDGVVAYVEITLEKQTDDHMRRFEAAVRNHPEIRDCYLMAGAADYIVRAVAPDIAAYEVIHKDVLSRLPGVSRIHSSLAIRNVLAAGG; encoded by the coding sequence GTGAGCCTGCTTGATCCGGTCGATCAACGCATCTTGCAGCGTCTGCGCGCGGACGGGCGGATCAGCAATGCGGACCTGGCCACGGCGGTCGGCCTGTCGCCGTCGGCCTGTCTGCGGCGGGTGCGGCGGCTGGAGGAACGGGGCGTGATCCGGGGCTACGCCGCCGTCCTGGCCAATGACGCCGACGACGGGGTTGTGGCCTATGTCGAGATCACGCTGGAGAAACAGACCGACGACCATATGCGCCGGTTCGAGGCGGCGGTCAGGAACCACCCGGAAATCCGCGACTGCTATCTGATGGCGGGGGCGGCGGACTATATCGTGCGGGCCGTGGCGCCGGACATCGCCGCCTATGAGGTGATCCACAAGGATGTGCTGTCGCGCCTGCCCGGCGTGTCGCGCATCCACTCCAGCCTGGCGATCCGCAATGTTCTGGCGGCGGGGGGCTGA
- a CDS encoding D-amino acid dehydrogenase, giving the protein MRVLVLGSGVIGVTTAWQLSQAGHEVVVVDRETGPALQTSFANAGQVSPGYSAPWAAPSIPVKAMKWLLMRHAPLIIRPKLDMAMIRWTLAMLRNCTHERYALNKGRMVRLAEYSRDQLDLLRRQTGIAYDGREQGTLQLFRTEKQLADVHKDVDVLRAQGVPCEVLDPAGCITAEPGLAASAVPFVGGLRLPNDETGDCFLFTNALAKLAAERGVVFHNGVQIHGLTETNGRVDGARTSIGALQADAVVVALGSYSPQMVAPLGLKLPVYPVKGYSITARITDAARAPVSTVMDESYKVAITRLGDRIRVGGMAELSGYNNSLPHLRRETLEQSVGSLFPGGGDLKGASYWSGLRPMTPDGTPVIGAANIPGLYLNTGHGTLGWTMACGSARVLADLMGGQTPEIETRDLSLNRYGSWAGAFAPGFG; this is encoded by the coding sequence ATGCGGGTTCTGGTGCTTGGATCAGGCGTCATCGGCGTCACCACCGCCTGGCAACTCAGTCAGGCGGGGCATGAGGTTGTCGTCGTCGACCGCGAGACCGGGCCGGCGCTGCAGACCAGCTTCGCCAATGCGGGTCAGGTCTCGCCCGGCTATTCCGCGCCGTGGGCCGCCCCCTCGATCCCGGTCAAGGCGATGAAGTGGCTGCTGATGCGCCACGCCCCCCTGATCATCCGCCCGAAGCTGGACATGGCCATGATCCGCTGGACCCTGGCCATGCTGCGCAACTGCACCCACGAACGCTATGCGCTGAACAAGGGTCGGATGGTGCGTCTGGCCGAATACAGCCGCGACCAGCTGGACCTGCTGCGTCGCCAGACCGGCATCGCCTATGACGGGCGCGAGCAAGGCACGCTGCAACTGTTCCGCACCGAAAAACAGCTGGCCGACGTGCACAAGGACGTCGACGTCCTGCGCGCCCAGGGCGTCCCGTGCGAGGTTCTGGACCCCGCAGGCTGCATCACCGCCGAGCCGGGTCTGGCCGCGTCGGCCGTTCCCTTCGTCGGCGGCCTGCGCCTGCCCAATGACGAGACGGGCGACTGTTTCCTGTTCACCAACGCCCTGGCGAAACTGGCGGCGGAACGGGGCGTGGTCTTCCACAATGGCGTCCAGATTCACGGCCTGACCGAAACAAACGGCCGCGTCGACGGCGCCCGCACCAGCATCGGCGCGCTTCAGGCCGACGCCGTGGTGGTGGCCCTGGGCTCCTATTCGCCGCAGATGGTGGCGCCGCTGGGCCTGAAACTGCCGGTCTATCCGGTGAAGGGCTATTCGATCACGGCGCGGATCACCGACGCCGCCCGCGCCCCCGTCTCCACCGTCATGGACGAAAGCTACAAGGTCGCCATCACCCGTCTGGGCGACCGCATCCGCGTCGGCGGCATGGCCGAACTGTCCGGCTATAACAACAGCCTGCCCCATCTGCGCCGCGAGACGCTGGAGCAGTCGGTCGGCAGCCTGTTCCCCGGCGGCGGCGACCTGAAGGGCGCCAGCTACTGGTCCGGCCTGCGCCCCATGACGCCCGACGGCACGCCGGTCATCGGCGCCGCCAACATCCCCGGCCTCTATCTGAACACCGGCCACGGCACCCTGGGCTGGACCATGGCGTGCGGCTCGGCCCGCGTGCTGGCCGACCTGATGGGCGGCCAAACCCCCGAGATCGAAACCCGCGACCTGTCCCTGAACCGCTACGGATCATGGGCCGGGGCGTTTGCGCCGGGATTTGGGTGA
- the queA gene encoding tRNA preQ1(34) S-adenosylmethionine ribosyltransferase-isomerase QueA, producing MKTADFDFDLPEDCIALRPADPRDSARLLVVEGDVLQDRIIRDLPGFLRPGDALVFNDTRVIPARLSGVRQRVGPEGETLTVEVEATLHHRDAPDVWSAFMKPGKRIKPGDRIRFGAHGDAACDLGRLDATVTAKGDDGLITLRFDLSGPVLDDAIRDVGVMPLPPYIAAKRPEDDRDRSDYQTVFAEHDGSVAAPTAGLHFTPALLDAIRARGVSTHAVTLHVGAGTFLPVKVDDLADHRMHSEWGEVSADAAAALNAVHANGGRIISVGTTSLRLLESATAEDGEIRPFHGDTAIFITPGYRFRAVDVLMTNFHLPKSTLFMLVSAFAGQATMKAAYAHAVADGYRFYSYGDGSLLFRA from the coding sequence ATGAAGACGGCTGATTTCGATTTCGACCTGCCCGAGGACTGCATCGCCCTGCGTCCGGCTGATCCGCGCGATTCCGCCCGCCTGTTGGTGGTCGAGGGCGATGTGCTTCAGGACCGGATCATCCGCGACCTGCCCGGCTTTCTGCGCCCCGGCGACGCCCTGGTGTTTAACGACACGCGGGTGATCCCGGCCCGCCTGTCCGGCGTGCGCCAGCGTGTCGGACCCGAGGGCGAAACCCTGACGGTCGAGGTCGAGGCGACGCTGCACCACCGCGACGCGCCCGACGTCTGGTCCGCCTTCATGAAGCCGGGCAAGCGCATCAAGCCGGGCGACCGGATAAGGTTCGGCGCCCATGGCGACGCCGCCTGCGACCTGGGCCGACTGGACGCCACCGTCACGGCCAAGGGCGACGACGGCCTGATCACCCTGAGATTCGACCTGTCCGGCCCGGTGCTGGACGACGCCATCCGCGATGTCGGGGTCATGCCCCTGCCGCCCTATATCGCCGCCAAACGGCCCGAGGACGACCGCGACCGTTCGGATTATCAGACCGTCTTCGCCGAGCATGACGGATCGGTCGCCGCCCCCACGGCGGGCCTGCACTTCACCCCCGCTCTGCTTGACGCCATCCGGGCGCGCGGCGTCTCCACCCACGCCGTGACCCTGCACGTCGGGGCGGGAACCTTCCTGCCGGTCAAGGTCGACGATCTGGCCGACCACAGGATGCACAGCGAATGGGGCGAGGTCTCAGCCGACGCCGCCGCCGCCCTGAACGCCGTCCACGCCAACGGCGGCCGCATCATCTCAGTCGGCACCACCTCGCTGCGCCTGCTGGAAAGCGCCACCGCCGAGGACGGCGAAATCAGACCCTTCCACGGCGACACGGCCATCTTCATCACGCCGGGCTATCGGTTCCGGGCGGTCGATGTGCTGATGACCAACTTCCACCTGCCCAAATCGACCCTGTTCATGCTGGTCAGCGCCTTCGCCGGTCAGGCGACGATGAAGGCGGCCTATGCCCATGCAGTGGCGGACGGCTATCGCTTCTATTCCTATGGCGACGGGTCGCTGCTGTTCCGCGCCTAG
- the pdxH gene encoding pyridoxamine 5'-phosphate oxidase, which yields MAMTASVIPPSPSREEYARDYAAALAANGDDGIFQCAEPIGLFVEWLADARGHEPNDANAMTLSTVDADGLPDGRIVLLKDVDARGFTFYSNSESAKGVELAGHPVAALTFHWKTLRRQVRVRGAVKPVTEAEADAYFASRARESRIGAWASDQSRPLSDRAALEEAVGRETARFDGQDVPRPERWTGWRVAPRSVEFWRDRPFRLHDRLRFDRDGETWRTCRLWP from the coding sequence ATGGCCATGACCGCATCCGTGATCCCGCCCAGCCCGTCGCGTGAGGAATACGCCCGCGACTACGCCGCCGCCCTGGCCGCCAACGGCGACGACGGCATCTTTCAGTGCGCCGAACCCATCGGCCTGTTCGTCGAATGGCTGGCGGATGCGCGGGGGCATGAACCGAACGACGCCAACGCCATGACCCTGTCCACGGTCGACGCCGACGGTCTGCCGGACGGGCGGATCGTGCTGCTGAAGGACGTCGATGCGCGCGGCTTCACCTTCTATTCCAACAGCGAGAGCGCCAAGGGCGTCGAACTGGCGGGTCATCCCGTCGCCGCCCTGACCTTCCACTGGAAGACCCTGCGTCGTCAGGTGCGGGTGCGCGGCGCGGTCAAGCCGGTGACGGAGGCCGAGGCGGACGCCTATTTCGCCAGCCGCGCGCGCGAAAGCCGCATCGGCGCCTGGGCCTCGGACCAGTCCCGCCCGCTGTCGGATCGCGCGGCGCTGGAAGAGGCTGTCGGCCGCGAAACCGCGCGCTTCGACGGCCAGGACGTCCCGCGTCCCGAGCGGTGGACCGGCTGGCGGGTCGCGCCGCGCTCGGTCGAGTTCTGGCGTGATCGCCCCTTCCGCCTGCATGACCGACTGCGGTTCGATCGCGATGGCGAGACCTGGCGCACTTGCCGCCTCTGGCCCTGA
- a CDS encoding DnaJ C-terminal domain-containing protein, whose protein sequence is MSAHRPSPDVSGIREALAVLGVAADVDAPTLKDAFRAAVKAARPDRTGGDAERFRRVIAAYRLIQAHQPERTALAPPRLRPAPAPVLALSPMQALAGGKVEVRLGVRTVRVTTPKGLRTGDHLRLRQGGADGGDLYLSVLIRPEDGLSAMGDDLFMSWPVERRLMADGGRVEIETHVGTRSAWITADRTAPIRVRLKGLGLPARGSRAAGHLFVTLEPASDTPSAAEDLLIRFTRVWTQERLAA, encoded by the coding sequence ATGAGCGCGCACCGCCCTTCACCCGATGTTTCCGGCATCCGCGAGGCCCTAGCTGTCCTGGGCGTTGCGGCCGATGTCGACGCGCCGACGTTGAAGGACGCCTTTCGCGCGGCGGTGAAGGCGGCGCGGCCGGACCGGACGGGCGGCGACGCCGAACGTTTCCGGCGCGTGATCGCGGCCTATCGGCTGATCCAGGCGCACCAGCCCGAGCGAACGGCCTTGGCCCCGCCTCGGCTTCGGCCTGCGCCCGCGCCGGTCCTGGCCCTGTCGCCGATGCAGGCGCTGGCGGGCGGCAAGGTCGAGGTCAGGCTGGGCGTCCGCACCGTGCGCGTGACCACGCCTAAGGGCCTGCGCACCGGCGACCATCTGCGACTGCGACAGGGGGGCGCGGACGGCGGCGATCTTTATCTGTCGGTGCTGATCCGGCCCGAAGACGGCCTGTCGGCGATGGGCGACGACCTGTTCATGTCCTGGCCGGTCGAGCGTCGCCTGATGGCCGATGGCGGCCGGGTGGAGATCGAGACGCACGTGGGAACCCGCTCGGCCTGGATCACGGCGGATAGGACGGCGCCTATTCGCGTGCGACTGAAGGGATTGGGCCTGCCCGCGCGCGGATCGCGGGCGGCGGGGCATCTGTTCGTCACCCTGGAACCGGCGTCGGACACGCCGTCCGCGGCCGAAGACCTGTTGATCCGGTTCACGCGGGTCTGGACGCAGGAACGTCTGGCGGCCTAA
- the aroC gene encoding chorismate synthase — MSHNTFGHLFRVTTWGESHGPAIGCVVDGCPPLIPLTEADLQPWLDQRKPGGSRFVTQRKESDTARILSGVFDDGAGPVTTGAPISIMIENQDQRSKDYGEIARAYRPGHADYAYQAKYGVRDHRGGGRSSARETASRVAAGAVARRVLGDGVKIRAGVVQIGPHRIAPDRIDFDAVHANPLFAASSEVVADWEAYLDGVRKAGSSVGAVVALEVTGVPAGWGAPIYGKLDSELAAALMSINAAKGVEIGAGFDAAELTGEENADEMRLDLNKQPVFLSNKAGGVLGGISTGQPVTARVAFKPTSSILTLRQTITRDGEETDLRTKGRHDPCVALRAVPVVEAMAACVLADAFLRHRAQVG; from the coding sequence ATGTCGCACAATACCTTCGGCCATTTGTTTCGCGTGACCACCTGGGGCGAGAGCCATGGCCCGGCCATAGGCTGCGTGGTCGATGGCTGTCCGCCACTAATTCCGCTGACCGAGGCCGACCTCCAGCCATGGCTGGACCAGCGCAAGCCCGGCGGCAGCCGCTTCGTGACCCAGCGCAAGGAAAGCGACACGGCGCGCATCCTGTCGGGCGTGTTCGACGACGGCGCGGGGCCCGTCACCACCGGCGCGCCGATCTCGATCATGATCGAGAACCAAGACCAGCGGTCCAAGGACTATGGCGAGATCGCCCGCGCCTATCGGCCCGGCCACGCCGACTACGCCTATCAGGCCAAATATGGCGTGCGCGACCATCGGGGCGGCGGCCGATCCTCGGCGCGCGAGACCGCCAGCCGCGTGGCGGCCGGGGCCGTGGCGCGTCGGGTGCTGGGCGACGGGGTGAAGATCCGCGCAGGCGTGGTGCAGATCGGGCCGCACCGGATCGCGCCGGACAGGATCGACTTTGACGCCGTTCACGCCAATCCCCTGTTCGCCGCCTCGTCTGAGGTCGTGGCGGACTGGGAGGCCTATCTGGACGGCGTGCGCAAGGCCGGTTCGTCGGTCGGCGCCGTGGTGGCGCTGGAGGTCACGGGGGTTCCGGCCGGATGGGGGGCGCCGATCTACGGCAAGCTGGATTCGGAGCTGGCCGCCGCCCTGATGTCGATCAATGCGGCTAAGGGCGTGGAAATCGGCGCAGGCTTCGACGCCGCCGAACTGACCGGCGAGGAGAACGCCGACGAGATGCGTCTGGACCTGAACAAACAGCCGGTCTTTCTGTCAAACAAGGCGGGCGGGGTGTTGGGCGGCATTTCGACGGGCCAGCCGGTGACGGCGCGGGTGGCGTTCAAACCGACCTCCTCCATCCTGACGTTGCGCCAGACCATAACCCGCGACGGGGAAGAGACGGATCTGCGCACCAAGGGGCGTCATGACCCGTGCGTCGCCCTGCGTGCCGTGCCGGTGGTTGAGGCGATGGCCGCCTGCGTCCTGGCCGACGCCTTCCTGAGGCACCGCGCCCAGGTCGGTTGA
- a CDS encoding VOC family protein, producing MREDGKLDYLELPAADLPETKAFYSQAFGWTFIDYGPAYAAFDQGLDGGFDADPADRTAAPLPVLYAHDLQAMLSRVEAAGGRIVKPIYAFPGGRRFHFADPSGTEMAVWSET from the coding sequence GTGCGTGAAGACGGAAAACTCGACTACCTGGAACTGCCGGCCGCCGATCTGCCGGAAACCAAGGCCTTTTACAGTCAGGCGTTCGGTTGGACGTTCATCGACTATGGCCCGGCATACGCCGCCTTCGATCAGGGATTGGACGGGGGTTTCGACGCGGATCCGGCCGACCGCACGGCGGCGCCCCTGCCCGTCCTTTACGCCCATGATCTGCAGGCCATGCTGAGCCGGGTTGAGGCGGCCGGCGGGCGAATCGTCAAGCCGATCTACGCCTTCCCCGGCGGCCGGCGGTTCCATTTCGCTGATCCCTCGGGGACAGAGATGGCGGTCTGGTCCGAGACCTGA